One genomic region from Evansella sp. LMS18 encodes:
- a CDS encoding MgtC/SapB family protein: protein MEWELITESDTFIMATRLVLAAFLGGLIGVEREFHQHPAGFRTHLLVSAGSCLIMLLAFFGFESYINENPEVVNFDPSRLAAYVVSGIGFLGAGTILVQGYTVRGLTTAASIWVVAGIGLTVGAGLYTPAFITTVLVLVSLHVLAKVNFAFLSKQKKHFISITVDEETGRLNDIIRELEIVDIKIKGIQTEKHQLYNEKPMIEYRLLVEYTDHKDIATVSDRLHKYDFVKQMTMDGK from the coding sequence ATGGAGTGGGAGTTAATTACAGAGAGTGATACATTTATCATGGCAACGAGGCTGGTGCTTGCCGCTTTTCTCGGAGGGCTTATTGGAGTGGAGAGGGAGTTTCACCAGCATCCAGCAGGATTCAGAACACACCTTTTAGTAAGTGCAGGTTCATGTCTGATTATGCTTTTGGCTTTTTTTGGTTTTGAAAGCTATATAAATGAAAATCCTGAAGTGGTGAACTTTGACCCTTCCCGTTTAGCCGCTTATGTTGTAAGCGGAATAGGTTTTCTGGGAGCCGGGACCATCCTTGTGCAAGGTTACACTGTAAGGGGACTTACTACTGCTGCTTCCATATGGGTGGTAGCAGGAATAGGGTTAACTGTAGGAGCAGGTTTATATACTCCGGCATTTATTACGACCGTTCTTGTACTGGTAAGTCTGCATGTGCTTGCGAAAGTAAATTTCGCTTTTTTATCAAAACAAAAGAAGCATTTTATTTCCATTACGGTAGATGAAGAAACCGGCCGCCTGAATGACATAATCAGGGAGCTGGAAATTGTGGATATAAAAATTAAAGGGATCCAGACTGAAAAACATCAGTTGTATAATGAAAAACCGATGATTGAATATCGTCTGTTAGTGGAATACACAGACCATAAGGATATAGCGACCGTTTCCGACCGGCTCCATAAATATGATTTTGTGAAACAGATGACAATGGACGGCAAATAG
- a CDS encoding CtsR family transcriptional regulator: protein MRNISDIIEQYLKMVIEQSNKEIIEIKRSELAEQFECVPSQINYVISTRFTEEKGYIVESKRGGGGYIRIIKVRPNDQMELFDQLVKIIGTQVSQNAAENIILRLLEEEAITKREANIMTAIVDRAVINLNLPYRDEVRARLLKAMISSLKYKDWDES from the coding sequence GTGCGAAATATATCTGATATTATTGAGCAGTATTTAAAAATGGTTATTGAGCAAAGCAATAAAGAAATTATCGAAATTAAGCGGAGTGAACTGGCTGAGCAGTTTGAATGTGTTCCTTCCCAGATAAATTATGTTATCAGTACTCGTTTTACCGAGGAAAAAGGGTATATAGTAGAGAGCAAACGGGGCGGCGGAGGGTATATAAGAATCATTAAAGTCAGGCCCAATGACCAAATGGAGCTTTTCGACCAGCTGGTTAAAATAATTGGTACCCAGGTCAGCCAGAACGCTGCAGAGAACATCATACTCAGACTGCTGGAGGAAGAAGCAATAACTAAACGGGAAGCAAACATAATGACTGCGATTGTTGACCGGGCCGTTATAAATTTAAACTTACCATACAGGGACGAAGTAAGGGCGAGATTACTTAAAGCAATGATTTCCTCACTTAAATATAAGGATTGGGATGAGAGTTGA
- a CDS encoding UvrB/UvrC motif-containing protein: MLCQECQQRQATLHFTKIINGKKTEFHICDVCAKEKGEYIPGSNSFSIHQLLSGLLDVNFSAGAGEVKKPPQELKCHNCGMTYQQFAEIGRFGCADCYETFNVKLDPIFKRIHSGNAVHGGKIPKRIGKDLQVHRQIEQLKQKLQEAVTNEEFEHAAELRDDIRSLEKSLQDKKEG, encoded by the coding sequence ATGCTCTGTCAGGAGTGCCAGCAGCGACAGGCTACATTGCATTTCACAAAAATAATTAACGGTAAAAAAACTGAATTTCATATTTGTGATGTTTGTGCTAAGGAAAAAGGAGAATACATCCCTGGTTCTAATAGTTTCTCAATTCACCAGCTGCTTTCCGGGCTGCTTGACGTTAATTTCTCGGCTGGCGCTGGAGAAGTTAAGAAGCCGCCTCAGGAATTAAAATGCCATAATTGCGGGATGACATACCAGCAATTTGCAGAGATAGGCAGGTTTGGATGTGCAGACTGCTATGAGACCTTTAACGTTAAACTGGATCCTATTTTTAAAAGAATCCACAGCGGAAATGCTGTCCATGGCGGGAAAATACCTAAGAGGATAGGTAAGGATCTTCAGGTGCACAGGCAAATTGAGCAATTAAAGCAGAAACTCCAGGAAGCCGTAACAAATGAAGAATTTGAGCATGCAGCAGAACTTAGAGATGACATCCGTTCTTTAGAGAAAAGTTTGCAGGATAAAAAGGAGGGATAA
- a CDS encoding protein arginine kinase produces the protein MSLQNFISEAISPWMKNEGPDADIVLSSRVRLARNLKNTPFPLAASKEDLEAAIKLAEEKFANRTHRKFGNLELLKMEDMKQNEKRVLVEKHLISPNLSDESKAGAALLSEDESLSIMINEEDHIRIQVLLSGFQLDQSLKYANEIDDWMEEKADFAFDEKRGYLTSCPTNVGTGLRASVMMHLPALVITRQMNRILPAINQLGLVVRGIYGEGSEALGNLFQISNQITLGKSEDDIVEDLRSVVIQLIQQERAARESLLQESKLQIEDRVYRSYGILSYSRNMESKEATQRLSDVRLGIDLGLIDNVSGNILNELMILTQPGFLQQYAGEILSPEQRDQRRAALIRERLKLEKDK, from the coding sequence GTGTCTCTTCAAAATTTCATAAGTGAAGCAATCAGTCCGTGGATGAAGAATGAAGGACCGGATGCAGATATTGTCTTAAGCAGCAGAGTACGTCTGGCGAGGAATCTCAAAAATACCCCCTTCCCGCTGGCTGCCTCAAAAGAAGATCTGGAGGCAGCGATCAAGCTGGCTGAAGAGAAATTTGCGAACCGGACACACCGTAAATTCGGAAATCTTGAATTACTGAAGATGGAAGATATGAAACAGAATGAGAAAAGAGTACTAGTTGAAAAACATTTAATCAGCCCTAATCTTTCTGATGAATCCAAGGCAGGAGCAGCACTGCTTAGCGAGGACGAATCCTTAAGCATAATGATAAATGAAGAAGACCATATCCGGATTCAGGTTTTGTTATCGGGATTTCAGCTTGACCAAAGCTTGAAATATGCCAATGAGATTGATGACTGGATGGAAGAAAAAGCAGACTTTGCTTTTGATGAGAAAAGAGGATATTTAACAAGCTGCCCTACGAATGTAGGGACAGGGCTCAGAGCTTCTGTAATGATGCATTTACCGGCATTGGTAATCACCCGCCAGATGAACCGCATACTCCCGGCAATAAACCAGCTTGGGCTGGTTGTTAGAGGAATTTACGGGGAAGGCAGCGAAGCTTTAGGGAATCTCTTTCAAATTTCCAATCAGATTACACTTGGAAAGTCAGAAGATGATATTGTAGAAGATTTAAGGAGTGTAGTTATCCAGCTTATACAACAGGAGAGAGCGGCAAGGGAAAGCCTGCTTCAGGAATCAAAACTTCAGATTGAAGACCGGGTGTACCGTTCATACGGGATACTTTCTTACAGCAGGAACATGGAGTCGAAAGAGGCTACCCAGCGTCTGTCTGATGTAAGACTTGGTATAGATTTAGGTCTGATAGACAATGTGAGCGGGAATATTCTCAATGAGCTGATGATACTCACTCAGCCTGGTTTTCTGCAGCAGTATGCTGGAGAGATTCTGTCTCCTGAACAGAGGGACCAGCGCAGAGCTGCCTTAATCAGGGAAAGATTGAAGCTTGAAAAGGACAAATAA
- the clpC gene encoding ATP-dependent protease ATP-binding subunit ClpC — MMFGRFTERAQKVLALAQEEAMRLGHNNIGTEHILLGLVREGEGIAAKALVALGLSPDKIQTEVENLIGRGEEKTKQIHYTPRAKKVIELSMDEARKLGHSYVGTEHILLGLIREGEGVAARVLNNLGVSLNKARQQVLQLLGSNEASNNQQQAAGGAGSNVNTPTLDGLARDLTAIAKEDQIDPVIGRSKEIERVIQVLSRRTKNNPVLIGEPGVGKTAIAEGLAQQIINNEVPETLRNKRVMTLDMGTVVAGTKYRGEFEDRLKKVMEEIRQAGNVILFIDELHTLIGAGGAEGAIDASNILKPSLARGELQCIGATTLDEYRKYIEKDAALERRFQPIQVDEPTSEESVLILKGLRDRYEAHHRVEITDEAIEAAVKLSDRYISDRFLPDKAIDLIDEAASKVRLRSYTAPPNLKEMEQKLEETRKEKDAAVQSQEFEKAASLRDSEQKIREELETLKKEWKEKQGQENSEVTTEDIALVVASWTGIPVSKLAEEETDRLLRMEEILHDRVIGQDEAVKAVSKAIRRARAGLKDPKRPIGSFIFLGPTGVGKTELARAVAESLFGDEDAIIRIDMSEYMEKHNTSRLVGSPPGYVGHEEGGQLTEKVRRKPYSVILLDEIEKAHPEVFNILLQVLEDGFLTDSKGRRVDFRNTAIIMTSNVGASTLRQQKSLGFTAMRDGQDYKDMKNKVMAELKKAFRPEFLNRIDETIVFHPLEKDHIKQIVSLMSDQLKKRLAEQEIDFELTDAAKMKIADEGFDAEYGARPLRRALQKEVEDRLSEELLRGNISKGQSVKMDVKDGEFVVSTAESTKK, encoded by the coding sequence GTGATGTTTGGCCGATTTACAGAACGAGCACAAAAGGTACTGGCGTTAGCACAGGAAGAAGCAATGCGATTAGGACATAATAATATTGGAACTGAGCATATCCTTCTCGGTCTTGTACGCGAGGGGGAAGGCATCGCAGCTAAAGCTCTTGTTGCCCTGGGACTGAGCCCTGATAAAATTCAGACAGAAGTAGAAAACCTAATTGGGCGCGGGGAAGAAAAGACGAAGCAGATACATTATACACCGAGGGCGAAAAAAGTAATTGAGCTCTCCATGGATGAAGCCAGAAAGCTGGGGCATTCCTATGTTGGAACAGAACATATACTTTTAGGGCTGATCCGTGAAGGAGAAGGGGTGGCAGCGAGAGTTTTAAACAATCTCGGTGTAAGCCTGAATAAAGCAAGGCAGCAAGTGTTACAGCTCCTTGGAAGCAACGAGGCTTCCAACAACCAGCAGCAGGCTGCAGGCGGGGCAGGAAGCAATGTAAATACACCGACCCTCGACGGCCTTGCGAGAGATCTTACGGCGATTGCCAAGGAAGATCAGATAGATCCGGTTATCGGGCGTTCAAAAGAAATTGAGCGGGTAATTCAGGTTTTAAGCAGAAGAACAAAAAACAACCCGGTGCTTATCGGTGAGCCGGGGGTAGGTAAAACTGCGATTGCTGAAGGCCTGGCACAGCAGATCATCAACAACGAAGTGCCTGAAACACTTCGGAATAAACGTGTTATGACTCTTGATATGGGTACGGTGGTAGCTGGTACGAAATACCGAGGCGAATTCGAGGACCGTTTAAAGAAAGTGATGGAGGAGATTCGCCAGGCAGGGAACGTTATTCTCTTTATTGATGAGCTTCACACATTGATCGGAGCCGGGGGAGCAGAAGGGGCTATTGATGCTTCCAATATTCTAAAGCCTTCACTGGCACGTGGTGAGCTTCAGTGTATCGGAGCTACAACACTTGATGAGTACAGAAAGTATATCGAAAAAGACGCTGCCCTCGAAAGAAGGTTCCAGCCTATCCAGGTGGATGAACCTACTTCAGAGGAATCTGTTTTAATTTTAAAAGGTCTTCGCGACCGTTATGAGGCTCACCACCGTGTAGAGATTACTGACGAGGCAATTGAAGCGGCAGTGAAGCTTTCTGACCGGTATATTTCTGACCGGTTCCTGCCAGACAAGGCAATAGACCTGATTGATGAGGCTGCATCTAAAGTTCGTCTCCGCAGTTATACAGCTCCACCGAACCTCAAGGAAATGGAGCAGAAACTGGAGGAAACGAGAAAAGAAAAAGATGCCGCTGTGCAAAGCCAGGAGTTTGAGAAAGCGGCTTCCTTAAGAGACAGTGAACAAAAGATTCGTGAAGAACTGGAAACGCTGAAAAAAGAATGGAAAGAGAAGCAGGGCCAGGAGAATTCCGAGGTCACGACCGAGGATATCGCTCTTGTTGTCGCAAGCTGGACCGGGATTCCTGTCAGCAAGCTGGCAGAGGAAGAAACCGACCGTCTGCTTCGTATGGAAGAGATCCTTCACGATCGGGTAATCGGGCAGGATGAAGCAGTTAAGGCAGTGTCGAAAGCGATACGCCGGGCACGCGCCGGATTAAAAGATCCGAAGCGTCCGATTGGCTCATTCATCTTCCTTGGACCAACAGGTGTAGGTAAAACAGAGCTTGCCCGGGCAGTTGCCGAATCATTATTTGGAGATGAAGATGCAATCATCCGGATTGATATGTCCGAGTACATGGAGAAACATAATACTTCACGCCTTGTAGGTTCTCCTCCTGGATATGTAGGCCATGAAGAGGGCGGGCAATTAACCGAGAAAGTACGCCGTAAACCATATTCAGTTATCCTTCTTGATGAAATAGAGAAAGCTCATCCGGAAGTATTCAATATTCTCTTGCAGGTGCTTGAAGACGGTTTTCTTACCGACTCTAAAGGGCGGCGTGTAGATTTCCGGAACACGGCGATCATCATGACATCCAATGTGGGTGCCAGCACGCTGAGACAGCAAAAGAGCCTTGGTTTTACAGCTATGCGTGACGGACAGGATTATAAGGATATGAAAAACAAAGTGATGGCTGAGCTTAAGAAAGCCTTCCGTCCTGAGTTCCTGAACCGTATTGACGAGACGATTGTATTCCATCCGTTAGAAAAGGATCATATTAAACAGATCGTTTCTCTTATGTCAGACCAGCTGAAAAAACGCCTTGCTGAGCAGGAAATTGACTTTGAGCTGACAGATGCAGCTAAAATGAAAATTGCAGATGAAGGATTTGATGCAGAGTATGGTGCAAGGCCGCTTCGCCGGGCGCTTCAGAAAGAAGTGGAAGACCGTCTTTCCGAAGAGCTGCTCAGAGGCAATATTTCAAAAGGCCAGTCAGTGAAAATGGATGTAAAAGATGGAGAGTTCGTGGTTTCTACAGCGGAATCCACAAAAAAATAA
- the radA gene encoding DNA repair protein RadA has product MAKRKTKFVCQECGYESTKWMGKCPGCQNWNTLVEEFEAAPAEKRRGFVTSGTTASSKPQPITKIERKDERRFDTHINELNRVLGGGIVPGSLVLVGGDPGIGKSTLLLQVSAEIAKHGKRVLYISGEESVKQTKLRADRLNISTDELFVLAETDVEHIEKVIEEINPTLVVIDSIQTVYLDHVTSAPGSVAQVRESTAAFMRIAKTKGIAIFIVGHVTKQGSIAGPRLLEHMVDSVLYFEGERHHTYRILRAVKNRFGSTNEMGIFEMKEVGLEEVLNPSEIFLEERSAGAAGSAVVASMEGTRTVLVEIQSLISPTSFGNPRRMATGIDHNRISLIMAVLEKRVGMMLQNQDAYVKVAGGVRLDEPSIDLAIAVAIASSFRDAPAPPADVIIGEVGLTGEVRRVSRIEQRVSEASKLGFKRVIVPERNLGGWDIPDGIEVAGVNTVSEALEITIGGASSGSPRFEL; this is encoded by the coding sequence ATGGCAAAGAGAAAAACAAAGTTTGTGTGTCAGGAATGCGGCTATGAATCAACGAAGTGGATGGGGAAATGCCCAGGCTGCCAGAACTGGAACACCCTGGTAGAAGAATTTGAAGCTGCTCCTGCTGAGAAAAGGCGGGGATTTGTGACCTCAGGGACAACAGCTTCTTCCAAACCTCAGCCGATTACAAAGATTGAGCGTAAGGATGAGCGGAGGTTCGACACACATATCAATGAATTAAACCGTGTTCTGGGCGGCGGGATAGTACCTGGCTCCCTGGTTTTAGTCGGCGGCGATCCGGGAATTGGTAAATCAACCCTTCTGTTACAGGTTTCTGCGGAAATAGCGAAGCATGGAAAAAGAGTATTGTACATATCAGGCGAGGAATCTGTTAAACAGACAAAACTCCGTGCTGACAGATTAAATATATCAACGGACGAACTTTTCGTACTTGCAGAAACAGACGTGGAACATATTGAAAAAGTCATTGAAGAAATAAACCCAACGCTTGTTGTAATAGATTCAATACAGACAGTCTATCTTGACCATGTCACAAGTGCGCCAGGCAGCGTCGCCCAGGTAAGGGAGTCAACAGCTGCTTTCATGCGTATCGCCAAAACAAAAGGAATCGCAATCTTTATAGTTGGGCATGTTACAAAGCAAGGTTCTATCGCAGGCCCAAGGCTCCTGGAACATATGGTTGATTCCGTCCTGTATTTCGAGGGAGAAAGACATCATACATATCGCATTCTCCGGGCGGTAAAAAACCGGTTTGGCTCCACAAATGAAATGGGCATTTTTGAAATGAAGGAAGTGGGCCTGGAAGAAGTGCTGAATCCTTCTGAGATTTTTCTGGAAGAACGTTCTGCCGGAGCGGCTGGCTCTGCGGTAGTAGCTTCTATGGAGGGAACCAGAACCGTTCTCGTTGAAATTCAGTCGCTCATATCCCCTACCAGCTTTGGTAATCCCCGGCGTATGGCAACTGGAATTGACCACAATCGTATCTCTCTGATTATGGCGGTTCTTGAAAAACGAGTTGGAATGATGTTGCAAAATCAGGATGCCTATGTAAAAGTTGCCGGAGGAGTTAGGCTTGATGAGCCTTCAATAGATTTAGCCATCGCTGTAGCCATTGCCTCCAGTTTCCGGGACGCTCCTGCTCCTCCTGCAGATGTAATTATCGGGGAAGTAGGACTTACAGGTGAGGTGCGCCGTGTTTCCAGGATAGAGCAGCGTGTCTCAGAAGCAAGCAAACTTGGTTTTAAGCGGGTGATTGTTCCGGAGAGAAACCTTGGGGGTTGGGATATTCCGGACGGGATTGAAGTTGCCGGAGTGAATACAGTAAGCGAAGCATTAGAGATAACGATAGGAGGGGCATCAAGTGGATCACCGAGATTCGAATTATAA
- the disA gene encoding DNA integrity scanning diadenylate cyclase DisA yields MDHRDSNYNLNFISEVLQLISPGTPLREGIDNVLRAKTGGLIVLGYNNEMINIVDGGFFINCEFSPAYLYELAKMDGAIVLSEDGERILYANTQLVPNNAIESTETGIRHRTAQRVARQTGNLVISISQRRNVITLYQGEYRYALKDIGVILTKANQAIQTLEKYKSVLDQGITNLGALEFEELVTFQEVSQVMHRIEMVLRIKSEILNYVNELGNEGRLISMQLEELVSNVEKEALLLIKDYMKDKGQDPVNILKKLKRLSKEELLDDQVIVKLLGYSKNTNVNEVAVCPRGYRILNKIPRIPPLVVENLVEKFIDLPRIMRASTEELDEVDGIGEARARKIKEGMTRIQEQLFIDRHI; encoded by the coding sequence GTGGATCACCGAGATTCGAATTATAATCTTAATTTCATAAGCGAGGTGCTGCAGCTTATATCCCCTGGAACACCTTTACGTGAAGGGATAGATAATGTTCTCCGTGCCAAAACAGGAGGCCTGATCGTTCTTGGTTATAACAATGAAATGATCAATATTGTAGACGGGGGATTTTTTATAAATTGCGAGTTTTCACCAGCATATTTATATGAGCTGGCTAAGATGGACGGAGCCATCGTATTAAGTGAAGACGGAGAAAGAATATTATATGCCAATACCCAGCTGGTTCCGAATAATGCTATTGAATCTACGGAAACCGGAATCCGCCACCGTACAGCACAGCGGGTTGCGAGGCAGACGGGGAATCTCGTCATTTCCATCTCCCAGCGTCGTAATGTAATAACCCTTTACCAGGGTGAATACCGCTATGCTTTAAAAGACATCGGGGTAATTCTTACAAAAGCAAACCAGGCAATTCAAACGCTTGAAAAATATAAATCTGTTCTGGATCAGGGGATTACTAATTTGGGGGCATTGGAATTTGAGGAGCTCGTAACTTTCCAGGAAGTCTCCCAGGTAATGCACCGGATAGAAATGGTCCTGAGGATTAAGAGTGAAATATTAAATTATGTCAATGAGCTTGGGAATGAAGGAAGGCTTATCTCCATGCAGCTGGAAGAGTTAGTTTCCAATGTGGAGAAAGAAGCACTTCTGCTTATAAAAGATTATATGAAAGATAAGGGACAGGACCCGGTGAACATCTTAAAAAAGCTCAAGCGCCTGTCAAAGGAAGAACTGCTGGATGACCAGGTAATTGTAAAGCTTCTTGGATACAGTAAAAACACGAATGTCAACGAAGTGGCAGTCTGTCCAAGAGGGTATCGTATTCTTAATAAAATCCCACGGATACCTCCCCTCGTAGTTGAAAATCTTGTAGAGAAGTTTATTGATTTACCGAGAATTATGAGAGCTTCCACAGAAGAACTAGACGAGGTCGATGGTATTGGAGAAGCGAGGGCTAGAAAAATCAAAGAAGGGATGACGCGGATACAGGAACAGCTGTTTATTGACCGGCATATTTAG
- a CDS encoding PIN/TRAM domain-containing protein, translated as MLRRMVQLFIILTGGTLGFIFLPDLLELLNVGEIPFWLTTSYAGAIIGALILFLSTFWLVDDIVGIIRLVEETLVKAPVTDLLFGSMGLGAGLIIAYLISLPLEAVSIHVISTILPLFITLLLGYLGFQVGFKKRDELINLFPITNRSGVKDKKKDDAQKEYEGSLKILDTSVIIDGRIADICQTGFLEGTLMIPEFVLEELQHIADSSDVLKRNRGRRGLDILNKIQKELPVNVVIYEGDFEEIQEVDSKLVKLAKVLDGLVVTNDFNLNKVCDLQGVAVLNINDLANAVKPVVLPGEEMAVQVIKDGKEQNQGIAYLDDGTMIVVEEGRNYIGKQIEVIVTSVLQTSAGRMIFAKPKLLEKAL; from the coding sequence ATGCTTCGAAGAATGGTACAACTGTTTATTATTTTGACTGGGGGAACGCTGGGATTTATCTTTCTTCCTGATTTGTTAGAACTGTTAAATGTGGGTGAGATCCCATTCTGGCTGACGACATCATATGCCGGAGCAATAATAGGGGCACTTATTTTATTTTTATCTACTTTCTGGCTTGTTGATGACATTGTCGGTATTATACGATTAGTGGAGGAAACGCTTGTTAAGGCACCTGTTACAGATTTATTATTCGGCTCTATGGGGCTGGGTGCCGGGTTAATTATCGCATATTTGATCAGCCTTCCTTTAGAAGCTGTCTCTATTCACGTAATAAGTACGATACTTCCATTATTCATAACGCTTTTACTAGGGTACTTAGGTTTCCAGGTAGGTTTTAAAAAACGCGATGAGCTGATAAATTTATTTCCTATAACTAACAGGTCCGGTGTGAAAGATAAAAAGAAAGACGATGCACAGAAAGAGTACGAGGGATCGTTAAAAATTCTTGATACAAGCGTGATTATTGACGGAAGAATCGCAGATATCTGCCAGACAGGGTTTCTGGAAGGAACATTGATGATACCTGAATTTGTACTTGAAGAGCTGCAGCATATTGCCGACTCCTCCGATGTACTTAAAAGGAATCGCGGCCGCCGGGGACTTGATATTCTGAATAAGATCCAAAAGGAACTTCCGGTAAATGTGGTTATTTATGAAGGTGATTTTGAAGAAATTCAGGAAGTTGACAGTAAGCTCGTCAAACTGGCGAAAGTGCTGGACGGATTAGTGGTTACGAACGACTTTAACCTGAACAAGGTCTGCGACCTTCAGGGAGTTGCCGTACTGAATATTAACGACTTGGCGAATGCTGTAAAACCGGTAGTACTTCCAGGAGAGGAAATGGCAGTACAGGTAATTAAAGACGGGAAAGAGCAAAATCAGGGAATAGCATATTTGGATGATGGCACAATGATCGTTGTTGAGGAAGGCCGTAATTATATTGGGAAACAGATTGAAGTTATTGTAACAAGTGTACTGCAGACTTCGGCAGGCCGAATGATCTTTGCCAAACCTAAGCTTCTTGAAAAAGCATTATAA
- the ispD gene encoding 2-C-methyl-D-erythritol 4-phosphate cytidylyltransferase, translating into MEKYNVVIPAAGQGKRMRAGKNKQFINIEGVPLLIHTLHVFEGDSLCEGIILVVNKNETEEVKALLDSYNIKKVIKVVEGGKERQQSVFQGLKAIEGNPVVLVHDGARPFVQKHLVHKLVETVTGKGACVTAVPVKDTIKQAAEGKIHKTIDRSSLWAVQTPQAFRHEDILKAHQQAAEDGFEGTDDASLIEYTGGNVYIIEGDYENIKITTPEDIMFGEAIISKRKGWDE; encoded by the coding sequence ATGGAGAAATATAATGTTGTCATACCAGCCGCAGGCCAGGGGAAACGTATGCGGGCAGGTAAAAACAAACAATTCATCAATATTGAAGGCGTGCCCCTCCTCATTCACACACTTCATGTGTTTGAGGGGGATTCTCTTTGTGAAGGGATTATTCTTGTGGTTAATAAGAATGAAACGGAGGAAGTTAAGGCTCTGTTAGATTCCTATAACATTAAGAAAGTGATAAAGGTTGTCGAAGGTGGAAAGGAACGCCAGCAGAGTGTTTTCCAGGGATTAAAAGCTATAGAAGGAAACCCTGTTGTCCTTGTCCATGATGGCGCCCGCCCGTTTGTTCAGAAACATCTTGTCCATAAATTAGTGGAGACAGTGACTGGGAAGGGAGCATGTGTTACTGCTGTGCCGGTGAAAGATACAATCAAGCAGGCAGCCGAAGGTAAAATACATAAAACGATTGACCGGTCAAGCTTGTGGGCTGTACAGACACCGCAGGCTTTTAGGCATGAGGATATACTGAAAGCCCATCAGCAGGCCGCGGAGGATGGTTTTGAAGGAACGGATGACGCCTCCCTGATTGAATATACAGGCGGGAACGTTTATATTATTGAAGGAGATTATGAAAATATTAAAATCACTACACCAGAGGATATAATGTTCGGTGAAGCGATTATTTCAAAACGAAAGGGCTGGGACGAATGA
- the ispF gene encoding 2-C-methyl-D-erythritol 2,4-cyclodiphosphate synthase, protein MIRIGQGFDVHQLTEGRPLIIGGIEIPYEKGLLGHSDADVLLHTIADACLGAIGEGDIGKHFPDTDPEFKDADSAELLRHVWEIVKSRGYRLGNLDCTIMAQKPKMAPYIQEMRERIAELLEGETAQVNVKATTTEKLGFTGRGEGIASMAVVLLEEQK, encoded by the coding sequence ATGATTCGAATCGGACAAGGCTTTGATGTACACCAGCTGACAGAAGGAAGACCTCTTATTATCGGTGGTATTGAAATTCCCTATGAAAAGGGTCTCCTGGGCCATTCAGACGCAGATGTTCTCCTGCATACTATTGCAGATGCGTGCCTGGGAGCGATAGGAGAAGGAGATATTGGGAAACATTTTCCTGATACAGATCCGGAATTTAAAGACGCTGATTCTGCAGAACTCCTGAGGCATGTGTGGGAGATTGTAAAGTCCAGAGGGTACCGTCTGGGGAACCTGGATTGTACCATAATGGCTCAGAAGCCGAAAATGGCTCCTTATATTCAGGAAATGCGGGAAAGAATAGCTGAACTTCTCGAAGGGGAGACAGCCCAGGTGAATGTGAAAGCAACCACTACCGAAAAACTGGGTTTTACCGGCAGAGGAGAAGGAATTGCCTCTATGGCTGTCGTCCTGCTTGAGGAACAGAAATAG